A stretch of the Vitis vinifera cultivar Pinot Noir 40024 chromosome 16, ASM3070453v1 genome encodes the following:
- the LOC100261736 gene encoding tubulin beta-1 chain, which yields MREILHVQGGQCGNQIGAKFWEVVCAEHGIDSTGRYQGDTELQLERVNVYYNEASCGRFVPRAVLMDLEPGTMDSVRSGPYGQIFRPDNFVFGQSGAGNNWAKGHYTEGAELIDSVLDVVRKEAENCDCLQGFQVCHSLGGGTGSGMGTLLISKIREEYPDRMMLTFSVFPSPKVSDTVVEPYNATLSVHQLVENADECMVLDNEALYDICFRTLKLTTPSFGDLNHLISATMSGVTCCLRFPGQLNSDLRKLAVNLIPFPRLHFFMVGFAPLTSRGSQQYRALTVPELTQQMWDAKNMMCAADPRHGRYLTASAMFRGKMSTKEVDEQMINVQNKNSSYFVEWIPNNVKSTVCDIPPTGLKMASTFIGNSTSIQEMFRRVSEQFTAMFRRKAFLHWYTGEGMDEMEFTEAESNMNDLVSEYQQYQDATADEDGYEYEDEEEEEELQEA from the exons atgCGTGAAATCTTGCACGTTCAGGGTGGGCAATGTGGGAACCAGATCGGAGCCAAGTTCTGGGAGGTGGTCTGCGCTGAGCACGGCATCGACTCCACCGGGCGCTACCAAGGCGACACGGAGCTGCAACTGGAGCGAGTCAATGTGTACTACAACGAGGCGAGTTGTGGGAGGTTCGTGCCCAGGGCAGTGCTCATGGATCTGGAGCCGGGCACCATGGACAGCGTCAGATCGGGACCGTACGGCCAGATTTTCCGACCCGATAATTTCGTTTTTGGGCAGTCGGGTGCGGGCAACAACTGGGCCAAAGGTCACTACACTGAGGGGGCGGAGTTGATTGACTCGGTTCTAGATGTGGTGAGGAAGGAGGCTGAGAATTGTGATTGCTTGCAAG GATTTCAGGTCTGCCACTCTTTGGGAGGTGGAACTGGGTCAGGCATGGGAACACTCCTCATTTCCAAGATCAGAGAAGAATACCCGGATCGAATGATGCTCACATTCTCTGTATTCCCCTCTCCTAAGGTCTCTGACACTGTTGTTGAGCCTTACAACGCCACACTCTCTGTTCACCAGCTTGTTGAGAATGCAGACGAGTGTATGGTTCTTGACAATGAAGCCCTTTATGACATTTGCTTCCGAACACTGAAACTCACTACTCCAAGCT TTGGGGACCTGAATCACCTGATTTCCGCCACCATGAGTGGGGTAACTTGCTGCCTTCGCTTCCCCGGTCAACTCAACTCCGATCTCCGGAAGCTTGCCGTTAACCTCATCCCATTCCCTCGCCTGCACTTCTTCATGGTCGGGTTTGCTCCGCTCACATCTCGTGGGTCCCAGCAATACCGTGCCCTTACAGTTCCGGAGCTCACTCAACAGATGTGGGATGCAAAGAACATGATGTGTGCTGCTGATCCTCGCCATGGGAGGTACTTGACTGCTTCAGCAATGTTCCGGGGCAAGATGAGCACCAAGGAAGTTGATGAGCAGATGATTAATGTACAAAACAAGAACTCATCCTACTTTGTTGAGTGGATTCCCAATAATGTGAAGTCCACGGTTTGTGACATCCCTCCAACTGGTCTGAAAATGGCGTCGACCTTCATTGGAAACTCAACTTCAATCCAGGAGATGTTCCGGAGGGTTAGTGAGCAGTTCACAGCCATGTTCCGGAGAAAGGCATTCTTGCATTGGTACACTGGGGAGGGGATGGATGAGATGGAATTTACAGAAGCAGAGAGCAACATGAATGATCTGGTCTCGGAATACCAGCAATACCAAGATGCAACAGCGGATGAAGACGGGTATGAGTATGAAgatgaggaggaggaggaggagctTCAGGAGGCTTAA
- the LOC100256632 gene encoding probable CoA ligase CCL9, which produces MMESLTLTGLLKQVAGEFPSRRALSVSGKFDLTYARLHQLVEGAASLILAGGVKAGDVVALTFPNTVEFVIMFLAVIRVRATAAPLNSAYTADEFEFYLSDSESKLLLTSQEGNEAAQAAASKLKITHATASLTEAEAQVNLSLIHSEPDPHSVAKLVNEPSDVALFLHTSGTTSRPKGVPLSQLNLASSVQNIKSVYKLTESDSTVIVLPLFHVHGLLAGLLSSLGAGAAVTLPAAGRFSASTFWSDMLKYDATWYTAVPTIHQIILDRHLSKPEPVYPKLRFIRSCSASLAPAIMARLEEAFGAPVLEAYAMTEATHLMASNPLPENGPHKPGSVGRPVGQEMAILDENGVQQEANVSGEVCIRGPNVTKGYKNNPEANKSAFQFGWFHTGDLGFFDPDGYLHLVGRIKELINRGGEKISPIEVDAVLLSHPDIAQAVAFGVPDDKYGEEINCAIIPREGSDIDEAEVTRFCKKNLAAFKVPKKVFITDSLPKTATGKIQRRIVAEHFLAQISTAKVPKFGA; this is translated from the exons ATGATGGAAAGTCTTACTCTCACCGGATTGTTGAAACAGGTCGCCGGAGAATTCCCTTCCCGTCGAGCACTCTCCGTTTCCGGCAAGTTCGATCTCACCTACGCTCGCCTTCACCAACTTGTTGAAGGAGCGGCCTCTCTGATCCTCGCCGGTGGCGTTAAGGCTGGAGACGTCGTCGCTCTCACCTTCCCAAACACCGTTGAG TTCGTGATCATGTTTTTGGCTGTAATACGAGTACGAGCCACAGCTGCGCCTTTGAACTCAGCTTACACAGCAGACGAGTTCGAGTTTTACTTATCCGACTCGGAATCGAAGCTTCTCTTAACATCGCAAGAAGGAAACGAGGCAGCACAAGCCGCGGCTTCCAAGCTCAAAATCACACACGCCACGGCTTCCCTTACCGAAGCCGAAGCCCAGGTAAATCTATCCTTGATTCACTCCGAGCCGGACCCTCACTCGGTAGCCAAACTCGTGAACGAGCCATCCGACGTGGCACTTTTCTTGCACACTTCCGGCACGACGAGTCGACCCAAAGGAGTGCCACTGAGTCAACTCAACTTGGCCTCATCGGTTCAGAATATCAAATCGGTGTACAAACTCACCGAGTCAGACTCCACCGTCATCGTGCTTCCTCTCTTCCACGTTCACGGCTTACTCGCAGGTTTACTGAGTTCACTAGGCGCAGGAGCCGCCGTGACCCTACCCGCCGCTGGCCGATTCTCGGCTTCAACATTCTGGTCCGACATGCTCAAATACGATGCCACGTGGTACACCGCCGTCCCCACGATCCACCAAATTATCCTGGATCGCCACCTTAGCAAACCCGAACCCGTTTACCCGAAGCTTCGATTCATCCGGAGTTGCAGCGCTTCTCTGGCACCAGCCATAATGGCTCGGCTCGAGGAGGCGTTTGGTGCACCTGTGTTGGAAGCATATGCCATGACCGAAGCGACCCATCTCATGGCTTCGAACCCTTTACCCGAAAACGGTCCGCATAAACCCGGGTCCGTTGGAAGACCAGTGGGCCAAGAGATGGCGATATTGGATGAAAATGGCGTCCAACAGGAGGCTAACGTGAGTGGGGAAGTGTGTATTAGGGGCCCTAATGTGACCAAGGGTTACAAAAACAACCCTGAGGCTAATAAATCAGCTTTTCAATTCGGGTGGTTTCACACAGGGGATCTCGGGTTCTTTGACCCGGATGGTTATTTGCATCTTGTTGGTCGAATCAAGGAACTCATCAACCGTGGAG GAGAGAAGATATCACCAATCGAAGTGGATGCTGTCCTTTTATCACATCCAGACATTGCTCAAGCGGTTGCTTTTGGGGTTCCAGATGACAAATACGGCGAAGAG ATAAACTGTGCCATCATTCCAAGAGAAGGATCAGACATCGATGAAGCAGAGGTAACGAGGTTTTGCAAGAAAAATCTTGCCGCCTTTAAGGTTCCCAAGAAGGTGTTCATCACTGATTCTCTCCCAAAGACGGCTACTGGGAAGATCCAGCGAAGAATTGTGGCTGAGCACTTCCTTGCCCAAATCTCTACTGCTAAAGTCCCAAAGTTTGGGgcatag
- the LOC132255315 gene encoding uncharacterized protein LOC132255315, whose amino-acid sequence MEYKEMEAYVNQQREKWKTYECTIMSDGWTGPTKLSIINFMVYSKGTTVFLKSVDASNYIKDHKYIYELLKTIIKEVGKENVVQIVTDNGSAFMKAGKQLMKKYNLYWTPCAAHCIDLIFEDIGKRPNVIEVINNARKITNFIYNHGWLLAQMRKYCGGDIVRPGATRFATNYIALDSLLKKRADLKKLFMSDEWAQHKLSRTKLGRELEQLLFDHTYWDRLTNIVSLYEPLYVVLRLVDSEVVPTMPFVYELMQVMKENLIRQGAGDWMFKIIQDRWQKTLKHPLHAAAYFLNPRFQYRRGVGSDPELLQAVHDVFAKLDPTTESLGQFGNELVLFRDAKRGFGDRAAIASRSTMVPAEWWFMYGNQTPTLRKLAIKVLSQTASSSACERNWSTFALIHTKQRNRLAYSRLEQLVFCYYNMRLKLRDMEAENDRVAEKDYLDLLDISAEVGEEEDNQLFQWVRPIHLDDEVGNPDPRIAAHAREFGVNVEHLENP is encoded by the exons atggagtacaaagaaatggaagcttatgtgaaccaacaaagggaaaaatggaagacatatgagtgcacaataatgtcagatggatggacagggcccacgaaattaagtattattaatttcatggtttattctaAAGGGACCACGGTGTTCCTTAAGTCAGTCGATGCATCGAACTATATCAAAGACCACAAGTATATATATGAGCTTTTGAAGACTATTATCAAAGAAGTCGGTAAggaaaatgtggtccaaattgtcacagataatgggtcggcattcatgaaagcagggaaacaattgatgaagaagtatAACTTATATTGGACTCCGTGTGCGGCACACTGCATCGacttaatctttgaagacatCGGTAAAAGACCCAATGTTATCGAGGTGATAAACAATGCTCGCAAGAtaactaacttcatttacaatcatggttggttactagcacaaatgagaaagtattgtggtggagacattgttcgaccaggagctacaaggtttgctaccaattatattgctcttgacagtcttctaaaaaaaagggctgatttgaaaaaattgtttatgagtgatgaatggGCACAACACAAACTCAGTCGAACAAAACTTGGACGAGAATTGGAGCAATTATTGTTTGACCATACGTATTGGGACAGATtgacaaatatagtttcattatatgagccattatacgtggtgcttcgacttgtggattctgaagttgttcccacaatgccatttgtgtacgagcttatgcaagtgatgaaagagaaccttattcgtcaaggagctggagattggatgttcaaaataatacaagatcgttggcagaaaacactaaaacatccacttcatgcagcag catacttcttgaatccaagatttcaatataggcgtggagttggtagtgatccGGAACTACTTCAAGCTGTCCATgatgtttttgcaaaattagatccaactactgaatcgcttggtcaatttggaaatgag cttgtactttttcgagatgcaaaaagaggattcggtGATCGAGCGGCAATTGCAtcaaggtcaaccatggtgccTG ctgaatggtggtttatgtatgggaatcaaacacctacattgagaaagttagccatcaaagttctctcacaaactgcgtcatcttctgcatgtgagagaaattggagcacgtttgctctcatccacacaaagcaacgaaatcgtttggcttactctcgattggagcaattagtgttttgttactataatatgaggctaaagttacgcgatatggaggcagaaaatgatcgagttgctgaaaaagattaccttgatctccttgacatttcagccgaggtgggtgaagaagaagataatcagttgTTCCAGTGGGTTAGGCCTATACACTTGGATGACGAAGTTGGAAATCCTGATCCACGAATTGCTGCTCATGCTcgagaatttggagttaatgttgaac atttagagaaccCATGA
- the LOC132252670 gene encoding receptor-like protein EIX2 encodes MGSLRYLDLSYAGFGGLVPHQLGNLSTLRHLDLGRNYGLYVENLGWISHLVFLKYLGMNRVDLHKEVHWLESVSMFPSLSELHLSDCELDSNMTSSLGYDNFTSLTFLDLSDNNFNQEIPNWLFNLSCLVSLRLYLNQFKGQISESLGQLKYLEYLDVSWNSFHGPIPASIGNLSSLMYLSLYHNPLINGTLPMSLGLLSNLEILNVGWTSLTGTISEAHFTALSKLKRLWISGTSLSFHVNSSWTPPFQLEFLGADSCKMGPKFPAWLQTQKSLVYLGFSRSGIVDTAPNWLWKFASYIPWINLSNNQISGDLSQVVLNNTVIDLSSNCFSGRLPRLSPNVRILNIANNSFSGQISPFMCQKMNGTSQLEALDISINALSGELSDCWMHWQSLTHVSLGSNNLSGKIPNSMGSLVGLKALSLHDNSFYGDIPSSLENCKVLGLINLSNNKFSGIIPWWIFERTTLIIIHLRSNKFMGKIPPQICQLSSLIVLDLADNSLSGSIPKCLNNISAMTGGPIHGIVYGALEAGYDFELYMESLVLDIKGREAEYEEILQYVRMIDLSSNNLSGSIPIEISSLFRLQFLNLSRNHLMGRIPEKIGVMASLESLDLSRNHLSGEIPQSMSNLTFLDDLDLSFNNFSGRIPSSTQLQSFDPLSFFGNPELCGAPLTKNCTKDEETLGPTAVEENREFPEIPWFYIGMGSGFIVGFWGVCGALFFKRAWRHAYFQFLYEMRDRAYVGIAIKLKWFHQKLRRYHAG; translated from the exons ATGGGAAGTTTGAGATATCTTGACCTCTCCTATGCTGGATTTGGTGGACTAGTCCCTCATCAGCTTGGAAATCTCTCGACTCTTCGTCACCTGGATCTGGGACGTAACTATGGGCTGTACGTTGAGAATCTTGGTTGGATTTCTCATCTTGTTTTTTTGAAGTACCTAGGCATGAATCGGGTCGACCTTCACAAGGAAGTCCATTGGCTTGAATCCGTGTCTATGTTCCCTTCTCTTTCAGAGCTGCACTTGTCCGATTGTGAACTTGATAGCAATATGACTTCATCTCTCGGGTATGACAATTTCACATCTCTcacatttcttgatctttctgACAACAATTTCAATCAAGAAATACCAAATTGGTTGTTTAATCTCAGTTGTCTTGTGTCTCTAAGGCTATATCTCAATCAATTCAAGGGGCAAATTTCAGAGTCTTTAGGACAACTCAAATATCTAGAATATCTCGATGTTTCTTGGAATTCCTTTCATGGCCCTATTCCTGCATCCATAGGAAACTTATCATCCTTGATGTATTTGAGTCTTTATCATAATCCGTTGATTAATGGCACTCTTCCAATGAGTCTGGGGCTTCTATCCAATTTGGAGATATTAAATGTAGGATGGACTTCCTTAACAGGGACCATATCAGAAGCACATTTTACAGCACTCTCAAAATTGAAGCGCTTATGGATATCTGGGACATCTTTATCTTTCCATGTGAACTCCAGTTGGACTCCTCCATTCCAACTAGAGTTTCTGGGTGCGGATTCCTGTAAAATGGGTCCAAAATTTCCTGCGTGGCTACAGACACAAAAGTCTCTTGTCTATCTAGGCTTTTCCAGGTCTGGAATTGTGGACACAGCTCCAAACTGGTTATGGAAGTTCGCTTCATACATCCCTTGGATCAATCTCTCTAACAACCAGATATCTGGGGACTTATCCCAAGTTGTACTAAATAATACTGTCATTGATTTGAGTTCTAATTGCTTCTCAGGTCGGTTGCCACGTCTGTCTCCGAATGTTCGTATTTTGAATATTGCTAACAATTCATTCTCGGGACAGATTTCCCCTTTCATGTGCCAAAAGATGAATGGAACAAGTCAATTGGAGGCCCTTGACATATCAATTAATGCTTTATCAGGGGAACTTTCTGATTGTTGGATGCATTGGCAGTCTCTTACTCATGTAAGCCTGGGAAGCAACAATCTATCTGGTAAAATTCCTAATTCCATGGGTTCTTTGGTCGGACTTAAAGCATTGAGCTTGCACGACAATTCCTTCTATGGAGACATACCCTCATCACTAGAGAACTGCAAGGTTTTGGGGCTGATAAATCTAAGTAACAATAAATTTTCGGGGATTATACCCTGGTGGATTTTTGAGAGGACAACTCTAATTATTATCCACTTAAGATCCAATAAATTCATGGGCAAAATTCCTCCACAAATATGCCAACTTTCTTCTCTTATAGTGTTGGATCTTGCTGATAATAGTCTGTCAGGATCAATACCCAAGTGCTTGAATAATATCAGTGCTATGACTGGAGGACCTATCCATGGTATTGTGTATGGTGCTTTGGAAGCAGGTTATGATTTTGAACTTTACATGGAAAGTCTTGTTTTAGATATAAAGGGGAGGGAAGCAGAGTACGAAGAGATTCTTCAATATGTGAGGATGATTGACCTTTCAAGTAACAATTTATCTGGATCAATCCCAATTGAAATCTCAAGTCTTTTTAGACTGCAATTTCTAAACTTATCTCGAAATCATTTAATGGGGAGGATACCAGAGAAAATTGGGGTGATGGCATCATTAGAATCTCTAGATCTCTCGAGAAATCATCTTTCAGGTGAAATTCCTCAGAGCATGAGCAATTTAACATTTCTTGATGACCTGGACCTGTCATTCAACAACTTTTCTGGGAGAATTCCTTCAAGCACCCAGCTTCAAAGCTTCGATCCACTTTCTTTCTTTGGCAATCCTGAACTGTGTGGAGCCCCTCTTACGAAAAACTGCACAAAAGATGAAGAGACTCTAGGTCCCACTGCTGTAGAAGAAAACAGAGAATTTCCTGAAATCCCATGGTTTTACATCGGCATGGGATCAGGATTCATTGTGGGGTTTTGGGGAGTTTGTGGAGCTCTCTTTTTCAAGAGAGCATGGAGGCATGCTTATTTCCAGTTTCTTTATGAGATGAGAGACCGGGCCTATGTGGGTATAGCAATAAAATTGAAGTGGTTCCACCAAAAGCTGAGAAGATACCATGCTG GATGA